Proteins from one Erysipelothrix larvae genomic window:
- a CDS encoding BglG family transcription antiterminator: protein MDKELISLIKLIIERSYSTLSDAENEFTATRRQITYRLSKVNNILEIEGLPRITVDANRAFVLPKSTKTYLLSVIHEQQASERYIFSRKERRDYIYLMLFINQEYVKLNYIMDSLKVSRSTVLADVKDLMFELEGTGITLHNNRDRGYYLSGSEMVIRRFMMKLVIMSLATEQHATFFDTFIEDFQLDTSLYSSLVIKELAEAYDISFVEDRLKEFIYISIFLRARIINANPLDSELQELIDTDMMKTFKEYNFTKDLTQQYKSMERISDQELYYMTAWILGISVGNVEDDCADCIIISEIVGKMMNRFEYVSGVRYKGTEEIFRQLYSHFRPAYYRLLFKLPIYNPLCSRVKEEYSEFYALVKETMRPFNDLFGEEIPEDEIAYLAIHFASIYSRNTVSGKLNKLNALIVCSNGIGSSALLYNELKNMFQELNFYPPIEISSVRNFYKPINIIFSTQILPELYDKNVPVIKVSPLMDVRERYDVIREVYMRLDISGISQPNVDHIMNIINRHSDVSDQEALKSELTVYLNSQIIVEPESSESHLLLSDMIHEEIVELNLDVNDWESAIRESGKLLVQTQRISQGYIDEIIRITRMTSPYFVIAPHIAMPHTVPEKGAKSWSLGITSLKQPVRFGSKDNDPVKYIFFLSVLDNERHLNAMSILLELINSQRFFKVIDEATSPHEIIQYIKDFENANGNKLSVE, encoded by the coding sequence ATGGATAAAGAACTCATTTCTTTGATTAAACTCATAATTGAACGATCGTATTCGACGCTAAGTGATGCAGAAAATGAATTTACTGCAACCAGACGTCAAATCACGTATCGTTTGTCAAAAGTTAATAATATCCTTGAGATTGAAGGTCTACCTAGAATTACAGTTGATGCCAATCGTGCTTTTGTTTTACCCAAATCAACAAAAACCTACCTCCTGTCCGTTATCCATGAACAGCAAGCCTCTGAACGATACATCTTTAGTCGTAAGGAACGACGTGATTATATCTACCTGATGCTGTTTATTAATCAAGAATATGTAAAATTGAATTACATTATGGATTCCTTAAAAGTAAGTCGATCAACAGTATTGGCCGATGTAAAAGACCTCATGTTTGAACTCGAAGGAACAGGGATTACACTCCACAATAACAGAGATCGAGGTTACTACTTAAGTGGTAGTGAGATGGTCATCCGTCGATTTATGATGAAACTGGTCATTATGTCACTAGCCACTGAACAACACGCAACATTTTTTGATACGTTTATTGAAGATTTTCAATTGGATACATCACTGTATTCATCACTGGTTATCAAAGAACTCGCAGAAGCATATGATATATCTTTTGTTGAGGATCGGCTTAAGGAATTCATATATATTTCTATATTCTTAAGAGCGCGAATTATAAATGCGAACCCTTTGGATTCTGAACTCCAAGAACTTATTGATACAGATATGATGAAAACCTTTAAGGAGTATAACTTTACAAAAGATTTAACACAACAATACAAATCTATGGAACGCATCTCTGATCAAGAACTGTATTACATGACTGCTTGGATTTTAGGGATTTCTGTAGGTAATGTCGAAGACGATTGCGCTGATTGTATTATCATTAGCGAAATTGTCGGGAAAATGATGAATCGATTTGAGTATGTTAGTGGTGTAAGATATAAAGGAACAGAAGAAATTTTCAGGCAACTTTATTCGCATTTTAGACCGGCATATTACAGGCTTTTATTTAAACTCCCTATATACAACCCACTATGTAGTCGTGTAAAAGAAGAATACAGTGAATTTTATGCGCTTGTTAAGGAAACAATGCGACCATTTAATGATTTGTTTGGTGAAGAGATACCAGAGGATGAAATTGCCTATCTTGCGATTCACTTTGCATCAATCTATTCTCGGAATACAGTCAGTGGGAAACTCAATAAATTAAATGCATTAATAGTCTGTTCAAATGGGATTGGTTCATCTGCATTACTATATAATGAACTTAAAAATATGTTTCAAGAACTTAATTTTTACCCACCCATAGAAATCAGTTCTGTACGTAATTTCTATAAACCAATAAATATTATTTTTTCAACCCAAATATTACCTGAACTTTATGATAAGAATGTTCCTGTTATTAAGGTAAGTCCACTTATGGATGTTCGAGAGCGATATGATGTAATTCGTGAAGTATACATGCGCTTGGATATCAGTGGGATTAGCCAGCCAAATGTGGATCACATTATGAACATTATTAATAGACACAGTGATGTAAGTGATCAAGAAGCACTGAAGTCAGAACTCACAGTTTACTTAAATTCCCAAATTATCGTTGAACCAGAATCAAGTGAGTCACACCTGCTATTATCGGATATGATTCATGAAGAGATAGTGGAATTAAATCTCGATGTTAATGATTGGGAAAGTGCGATACGGGAATCGGGAAAATTACTAGTTCAAACCCAGCGCATTAGTCAAGGATACATTGACGAGATCATACGTATAACGCGGATGACTTCTCCATACTTTGTGATTGCACCGCATATTGCCATGCCACATACAGTGCCAGAAAAAGGAGCAAAATCGTGGAGTTTGGGCATTACTTCCTTAAAACAGCCCGTGAGGTTTGGAAGTAAAGATAATGATCCTGTAAAGTATATATTTTTCTTAAGTGTTTTGGATAACGAAAGACACTTAAATGCAATGTCAATACTCCTTGAGTTAATAAACAGCCAAAGATTCTTTAAAGTCATTGATGAAGCAACTTCTCCGCATGAGATTATTCAGTATATCAAAGATTTTGAAAATGCAAATGGTAATAAATTGAGTGTTGAGTAA